One genomic window of Nitrospiria bacterium includes the following:
- a CDS encoding helix-turn-helix domain-containing protein has protein sequence MNHFFKKFSEKKGRDIQGISPDAQDLLMAYSWPRNIRELENLMERLITLKQEGVITPSDLPGTFTKSHNPWFLSNFTTPEEGINLSEMILEFEKKILQQALIKSNGVKNRAAQLLHMNRTTLVERLKRRGIPISS, from the coding sequence GTGAACCATTTTTTTAAAAAATTTAGTGAAAAAAAAGGAAGAGATATTCAAGGTATCTCTCCAGATGCCCAAGATCTTTTAATGGCTTATTCGTGGCCGAGAAATATCCGTGAATTAGAAAATCTCATGGAACGGTTGATTACTCTGAAACAGGAGGGAGTTATTACCCCTTCGGATCTTCCTGGTACGTTTACCAAATCTCACAACCCCTGGTTTCTTTCTAATTTTACCACTCCTGAAGAAGGCATTAATTTATCAGAAATGATTTTGGAGTTTGAAAAAAAGATCCTTCAGCAAGCTCTCATTAAGTCCAATGGTGTGAAAAATCGTGCTGCCCAACTTCTTCATATGAATCGGACCACCCTTGTTGAGAGGCTTAAGAGAAGGGGCATTCCCATTTCCTCTTAA
- a CDS encoding PilZ domain-containing protein, with protein sequence MSKKKPNSRKDPRPSLMAPANLVLTEEDSFLEAYTVNVSYSGIGLYIQRPLSTNTKVQTNISFIDPAGEEVIEEIIGSVIWCRPVRRWFGVGIKNKNLESKKHPILLSYLEQN encoded by the coding sequence ATGAGTAAAAAGAAACCCAATTCCCGGAAAGATCCGCGTCCCAGCTTAATGGCACCAGCGAACTTAGTCTTGACTGAGGAAGATTCGTTTTTAGAGGCCTACACGGTGAATGTCAGTTATTCCGGAATAGGCTTATATATTCAAAGGCCTTTATCCACTAATACAAAGGTCCAAACCAATATTTCATTTATTGACCCGGCGGGGGAGGAGGTGATTGAGGAAATAATAGGGTCTGTCATTTGGTGTAGGCCGGTAAGGCGTTGGTTTGGGGTGGGAATCAAAAATAAAAACCTTGAATCCAAGAAACATCCTATTCTCCTCTCCTACCTGGAGCAAAACTAA
- a CDS encoding putative molybdenum carrier protein, with translation MIQKVISGGQTGVDRAALDFALENGIPCGGWCPQGRKAEDGMIPPRYPLQETPSPDYKERTEWNVRDSDGTLILTWGKPTQGTAFTIEVAQRLGKPCLIIDLLSPPFWPAVYDWFKKYSLNILNVAGPRESKVPEIYGQALDYLEKIFL, from the coding sequence ATGATTCAAAAGGTGATCTCTGGGGGACAAACCGGCGTGGATCGGGCGGCTTTGGATTTCGCCTTAGAGAACGGAATACCCTGTGGCGGCTGGTGCCCACAGGGGAGAAAAGCGGAGGACGGAATGATCCCACCGCGTTATCCTCTGCAAGAGACCCCCTCACCAGATTACAAGGAGCGGACCGAATGGAATGTCCGGGATTCGGATGGCACCCTGATTTTAACTTGGGGAAAGCCCACCCAAGGAACCGCTTTTACCATTGAGGTGGCTCAGCGATTGGGAAAACCCTGTTTGATCATTGATCTTTTGAGCCCCCCTTTTTGGCCTGCTGTTTATGATTGGTTTAAAAAATACTCCCTAAACATTTTGAATGTGGCAGGTCCCCGTGAATCAAAGGTTCCAGAAATTTATGGTCAGGCTTTGGACTATCTCGAAAAGATTTTCCTTTGA
- a CDS encoding endonuclease/exonuclease/phosphatase family protein has product MNLINLNIWGGILFSPLMDFFHSQKSRIDIFCLQEVWDHRLASEEGLKKAPRGTRVDILSHLIDSLAGFQVFFAPAQDNAEGVAFFVKNGIKIDHQGDVFVFRSRDSMVENDGKTLGRNLQFIQFKKGGEAYTVCHFHGLWTGDGKGDTPSRIDQSKKIKSFLKSVQGSKKILCGDFNLLPETQSIKILEDGMRNLIKEYGIRSTRNDYYQKKDPYADYVFVSGEVNVKSFRTLPVAVSDHLPLYLEFF; this is encoded by the coding sequence ATGAATTTAATTAATCTTAACATCTGGGGAGGTATCCTATTTTCCCCTTTGATGGATTTCTTCCACTCCCAAAAAAGTAGGATTGACATTTTCTGCCTTCAGGAGGTTTGGGATCATCGCCTTGCTTCCGAGGAGGGATTAAAAAAAGCCCCTCGAGGAACGAGGGTGGATATTCTTTCTCACCTGATTGACTCCTTAGCTGGGTTTCAGGTGTTTTTTGCCCCTGCCCAGGATAATGCCGAAGGGGTGGCTTTTTTTGTAAAAAATGGGATTAAGATAGACCACCAAGGAGATGTTTTTGTTTTCCGTTCAAGAGATTCCATGGTGGAAAATGATGGAAAAACGCTAGGAAGGAATTTACAGTTCATTCAATTTAAAAAAGGGGGAGAAGCATACACCGTTTGCCATTTCCATGGACTTTGGACCGGGGATGGAAAGGGGGATACGCCATCCAGGATTGACCAATCCAAAAAAATCAAATCGTTTTTAAAAAGCGTTCAGGGTTCCAAGAAAATTCTTTGCGGGGATTTTAATTTGCTTCCGGAGACCCAAAGCATCAAGATCTTAGAAGACGGTATGAGAAATTTAATCAAGGAATATGGGATAAGGTCTACAAGAAATGATTATTACCAAAAAAAAGATCCCTATGCGGATTATGTTTTTGTTTCCGGTGAGGTGAATGTAAAATCATTTCGGACTTTACCCGTTGCTGTTTCCGATCATCTTCCTCTTTATTTAGAATTTTTCTGA
- a CDS encoding nitric oxide reductase has product MTQGFLALSILFGAVFVMFLGFQFIRVRMILVSAGFFILLTGAFASYANWLPQIRGEDDGKPGGVEGLKGKTVEEIAEMGKEIIFGKNRGIGERSIGKGQCPLCHTFNAGDIGDRAPNLIGIAKRALERVKDPRYLKPDFVQLESFAGSGRATTATEYIAESHACPSCFVVEGFGVPGTKDKESPMMVVHKPPIGLTINELIAVDTWLFFREGFDPPSVAEIQAAYEKFIPPPERPKDGADGVAVKTRFNPDQIAHDSDSTLDMIERMGCAGCHRIPTVDFAKIGVVGPLLIEGENAARRIVSPEYQEAIQKGTAHARNPREYVIESIMNPSSFIVPGFPAQKGGKSLMPDHFSKRFTYSAAEKLADFLLSLDKETAIQQGVDRLPNEKEGTLFPEKEMKDRVSGTPDKSGSPGPA; this is encoded by the coding sequence ATGACACAGGGATTTTTGGCATTGAGTATTTTATTTGGAGCTGTTTTTGTGATGTTCCTTGGGTTTCAATTTATCCGTGTTCGGATGATTTTGGTGAGCGCTGGGTTTTTCATATTACTGACCGGCGCTTTTGCGAGTTATGCAAACTGGCTTCCCCAGATCCGGGGAGAAGATGATGGGAAACCCGGTGGTGTAGAGGGTTTAAAGGGTAAAACCGTTGAGGAAATTGCGGAAATGGGAAAGGAGATTATTTTTGGGAAAAACCGGGGAATTGGAGAGAGAAGCATCGGTAAAGGGCAATGTCCCCTTTGCCACACATTTAATGCGGGGGATATCGGGGACCGAGCTCCAAATCTTATTGGAATAGCCAAAAGGGCTTTGGAACGGGTTAAGGATCCCCGGTACTTAAAACCCGATTTTGTTCAGTTGGAATCCTTTGCTGGAAGCGGTCGTGCCACTACCGCAACGGAATATATTGCTGAATCTCATGCCTGTCCCTCTTGTTTTGTTGTGGAGGGATTTGGTGTTCCGGGAACAAAGGATAAAGAGAGTCCGATGATGGTGGTTCATAAACCCCCCATTGGGTTGACCATTAATGAACTCATTGCTGTGGACACCTGGTTGTTTTTTAGGGAAGGGTTTGATCCCCCATCGGTTGCTGAAATTCAGGCCGCTTACGAAAAGTTTATTCCCCCTCCTGAACGCCCAAAGGATGGGGCGGATGGGGTGGCTGTCAAAACCCGGTTTAACCCGGATCAGATTGCACATGACTCCGATTCCACCCTGGATATGATCGAACGCATGGGATGTGCGGGTTGTCATAGAATTCCAACGGTCGATTTTGCAAAGATCGGTGTGGTGGGTCCGTTGCTTATTGAAGGAGAGAACGCTGCCCGGCGAATTGTTTCCCCAGAATACCAGGAAGCGATTCAAAAAGGTACCGCACATGCCAGGAACCCCAGAGAATATGTCATTGAATCCATCATGAACCCCAGTTCTTTTATCGTACCGGGCTTCCCTGCTCAAAAGGGAGGGAAAAGTCTGATGCCGGATCATTTTTCAAAAAGGTTTACCTATTCCGCGGCAGAAAAATTGGCCGATTTTTTGTTGTCATTGGATAAGGAGACTGCCATTCAACAGGGAGTGGATCGGCTTCCCAATGAAAAGGAGGGAACCCTTTTTCCGGAAAAAGAAATGAAGGATCGTGTTTCCGGAACACCGGATAAAAGTGGGTCACCAGGTCCGGCTTAG